A window of Sulfurimonas gotlandica GD1 contains these coding sequences:
- a CDS encoding cell division ATP-binding protein FtsE, whose protein sequence is MDKVIMAQDLSLSYSNSETIINKANFSIDSGSFIFITGASGSGKSTLLKSLYGALKPKQGSLIVGGVELRGVTSAKLNFLRRHVGIVFQDYKLVKEWTIEKNIMLPLIINGYEKGVTQNQVDSLLKHVRLKHQAGKYPLELSGGEQQRVAMARALAHNPILILADEPTGNLDDYSSQLIWNLLEGANEQLKTTVIVVTHNIPRNMNVAYKHFNIEYGSVHEVV, encoded by the coding sequence ATGGATAAGGTAATAATGGCACAAGATTTATCACTATCATATTCTAATAGTGAGACAATCATCAATAAAGCGAATTTTTCTATTGATTCTGGCAGTTTTATATTTATAACTGGTGCCAGCGGTAGTGGAAAATCAACTCTTTTGAAATCTCTTTATGGTGCCTTAAAACCTAAACAAGGTAGTCTAATTGTAGGCGGTGTGGAACTTAGGGGTGTAACAAGTGCTAAATTAAACTTTTTAAGAAGACATGTAGGTATAGTTTTTCAAGACTATAAGCTTGTAAAAGAGTGGACTATTGAAAAAAATATTATGCTTCCTCTTATTATAAATGGCTATGAGAAGGGTGTAACTCAAAATCAGGTTGACTCTCTTTTAAAGCATGTTAGACTAAAACATCAAGCTGGAAAATATCCACTAGAGCTTAGTGGTGGTGAACAGCAAAGGGTTGCAATGGCTAGAGCTTTGGCACACAACCCCATACTGATTCTAGCTGATGAGCCTACAGGTAACTTGGATGACTACTCTTCACAACTTATTTGGAACCTTCTTGAAGGTGCAAATGAGCAACTTAAAACTACTGTAATTGTTGTAACTCACAATATTCCTCGTAATATGAATGTGGCATATAAGCACTTTAACATTGAGTATGGGAGTGTGCATGAAGTCGTTTAA
- the trmB gene encoding tRNA (guanosine(46)-N7)-methyltransferase TrmB, translating into MPHLHIEEFKEINFPQKNNEVSFNFIARNAKHSDETLISVSVEEDDFFLLVKAEENKNLLKTDKLTRPASIHNVHRALLAYADLADLNVISSNVPQKQKNIHLEEATALKHISYFADSFPQASEIRIEVGFGSGRHLIHQATQNPDILFIGIEIHRPSIEQVLKQVSIQNIENLLVLDYDARLFMELVPSNIVGKIYVHFPVPWDKKPHRRVISTSFIEESRRVLKVDGRLELRTDSENYYAYSYETFINFHKTILNINKNKDIAVSSKYEDRWKKMEKNIYDVTMINEEESDKLSIEGTFEFSKVGLSDEKLIELHCVTQRFDGGFIHFERVYKLDDGVMLRISLGSFDRPEHLYVLVKDKKASYYPTLPLKSISNLLAHKYLDEVFNG; encoded by the coding sequence ATGCCACACTTACATATTGAAGAGTTTAAAGAGATAAACTTTCCTCAAAAAAACAATGAAGTTTCATTTAACTTTATTGCAAGAAATGCAAAACATAGTGATGAGACGCTTATCTCCGTTAGTGTAGAAGAGGATGATTTTTTTCTACTAGTAAAAGCAGAAGAAAATAAAAACCTTTTAAAGACTGATAAGTTAACAAGACCAGCATCTATACATAATGTTCATAGAGCACTTTTAGCTTATGCAGATTTGGCTGACTTAAACGTCATCTCTTCAAATGTTCCCCAAAAACAAAAGAATATTCACCTAGAAGAAGCAACAGCTCTTAAGCATATTAGTTATTTCGCAGATAGTTTTCCACAAGCATCTGAGATAAGAATCGAAGTAGGTTTTGGTTCAGGTCGTCATCTAATACATCAAGCTACGCAAAATCCTGATATTTTATTTATAGGTATTGAGATTCATAGACCTTCTATTGAGCAAGTCTTAAAACAAGTAAGTATTCAAAACATAGAGAATTTACTGGTTTTGGATTATGATGCTAGACTATTTATGGAGTTGGTTCCTTCAAATATAGTAGGGAAAATTTATGTGCATTTTCCAGTACCATGGGATAAAAAGCCACATCGCAGAGTTATTTCTACTTCATTTATAGAAGAGTCAAGAAGAGTTTTAAAAGTTGATGGACGACTAGAACTTCGTACAGATAGTGAAAACTACTATGCTTATTCTTATGAGACTTTTATAAACTTTCATAAAACTATTCTTAATATAAACAAGAACAAAGATATTGCCGTAAGTTCCAAGTATGAAGATAGATGGAAAAAGATGGAGAAAAATATATATGATGTAACTATGATAAATGAAGAAGAGTCTGATAAACTTAGTATAGAAGGTACTTTTGAGTTTTCAAAAGTTGGTTTATCAGATGAAAAACTTATAGAACTTCATTGTGTTACACAAAGATTTGATGGTGGATTTATCCACTTTGAAAGAGTTTATAAGCTAGATGATGGAGTGATGCTTCGTATATCATTAGGAAGTTTTGACAGACCTGAGCATCTATATGTTTTAGTAAAAGACAAAAAAGCCTCTTACTATCCAACTCTTCCATTAAAATCAATAAGTAATCTCTTGGCACATAAATACTTAGACGAGGTATTTAATGGATAA
- a CDS encoding fibronectin type III domain-containing protein → MKLWTLATFCAASLLILSGCGGNSPKPADEIKIDKTLPVVRLTETGTFVDMNAVAFEWRAIEDERVNGIYIYKQNMTQEASELSHYKTIDNRFTTHYLDNEIKPDTAYTYSFKTFSKEAESQMSEAKVINSLPVLQSVVWIQSIQNMPRTAKIIWRPHTNQKVKSYIIERRTLEEEKWSKIATVDGRLNAEFIDVDLKDEYVYKYRVLVLTYDGITSTPSEIVQVVTKALPISIKHIVATTNLPRKIEINWEKSTTEDFSFYHLYKSETSDGTYELIAKLYNPTFTDVIEEDGKEYFYRVSAVEKNGLESIHDKISIQGITLIKPEIPSLVEAKVVDNKIEIKWNNKDTRVKKYTVIKKAKTGWFDAKDEEFVDITGKKFLDPEIGPNITYYYQVFAIDEFGIKSEPSIEVEIKTPNTVANNVKKEEPKELSKKTQSKEVEVIVPTQDFN, encoded by the coding sequence ATGAAGTTATGGACACTAGCAACATTCTGCGCAGCTTCTCTACTGATTCTTAGTGGTTGTGGAGGTAATTCTCCAAAACCAGCAGATGAGATAAAAATTGATAAAACACTACCTGTTGTGAGATTGACAGAAACAGGAACTTTTGTAGACATGAATGCTGTCGCATTTGAGTGGAGAGCTATAGAAGATGAGAGAGTAAACGGCATTTATATTTACAAGCAAAATATGACTCAGGAAGCTAGCGAACTTTCTCACTACAAAACAATAGATAATCGTTTTACAACTCACTATCTGGACAATGAGATAAAGCCAGACACAGCTTATACTTACAGTTTTAAGACTTTTTCCAAAGAAGCAGAATCTCAAATGAGTGAAGCGAAAGTTATAAACTCTCTTCCTGTTTTACAGTCAGTAGTTTGGATTCAAAGTATTCAAAATATGCCAAGAACTGCAAAAATTATTTGGAGACCGCATACAAATCAAAAAGTTAAATCATATATTATTGAAAGAAGAACATTAGAAGAAGAGAAGTGGAGTAAAATCGCTACTGTTGATGGCAGACTTAATGCTGAGTTTATAGATGTTGATCTTAAAGATGAATATGTATATAAATATCGTGTTCTTGTGTTGACTTACGATGGTATAACTTCTACTCCTAGTGAGATTGTTCAAGTTGTTACAAAAGCTCTGCCAATAAGTATAAAACATATAGTAGCAACAACAAATTTACCTAGAAAAATAGAGATAAATTGGGAAAAATCAACTACTGAAGATTTCTCTTTTTATCATTTATATAAATCAGAGACTTCAGATGGAACTTATGAGTTAATTGCAAAACTTTATAATCCTACATTTACAGATGTAATTGAGGAAGACGGTAAAGAGTATTTTTACAGAGTTAGTGCAGTTGAGAAAAATGGCTTAGAGAGTATTCACGATAAAATTTCAATTCAAGGTATAACATTAATCAAGCCTGAAATTCCATCGCTAGTGGAAGCTAAAGTTGTTGATAATAAAATTGAAATAAAATGGAACAATAAAGATACAAGAGTTAAAAAATATACAGTGATTAAAAAAGCTAAAACTGGTTGGTTTGATGCAAAAGATGAAGAGTTTGTAGATATTACTGGCAAAAAATTCTTAGATCCTGAGATTGGACCAAATATTACATATTACTACCAAGTATTTGCTATTGATGAGTTTGGTATAAAATCAGAGCCAAGTATAGAAGTAGAGATTAAAACTCCTAATACGGTTGCAAATAATGTAAAAAAAGAAGAACCTAAAGAGCTTTCTAAGAAAACTCAAAGTAAAGAAGTAGAGGTAATAGTGCCTACTCAAGATTTTAATTAA